ATACCTATTATGAATGGCTTTGAGTTTCTTGCAGAGTTTAAGCTCCTATCTGAAAATTTAAGAAAAGGCATGCGGTTTTTCCTTTTAACTTCTTCATCAAGTGTAATAGATCAAGATAAAAGCAAAGAGTTTGATGAAATAGTAGCATATATAACCAAGCCTTTAGCTAAAGAAAACTTACTTGATATATAGTATCCTTTCCGGCCCATAAGTACATTTGATTTTTCATAGCGTATAATTTCCTAAGTTCGCGCAATACATTATTGTGAAAAGAATGAAAAACTCTGGTATCCTTATTTTTCTGTTTCTGATTTCGTTTCTCGCCAATGCTCAAGACAGGCCAGTTGGAAAATCATTTATTACAAGGTCTGAAGTTGTAGCGAATCATGCGATGGCTGCAACAAGTCAGCCTTTGGCGACTCAAATTGCTTTAGATATTCTTAAAAAAGGAGGTAACGCCATTGATGCAGCAATAGCAGCTAATGCTGCTTTGTGTGTAATGGAGCCCACTGGTGCTGGTATTGGAGGAGATTTATTTGCTATAGTTTGGGATGCTAAATCAAAAACATTACATGGTTTAGATGCAAGCGGAAGCACTCCGGCAAACCTTACGGTAGATTATCTCAAGGAGAATAAAATAAATAATATAGCAGAGGAAGGAGCTTTATCTATTACTGTTCCGGGCTGCGTGGATGGTTGGTTTGAGCTTCATTCTAAATTTGGGAAACTATCGATGGGTAAAATTCTGAATCCTGCTATCTCCTACGGAAAGCATGGGTTCCCATTGTCTGAGATTATTGCCCACGAATTGAANTCGGAGGTTAAGAGGCTTCATTCCTACCTAGATATAAAAGAGCTTTATTCTTCTGAAAATGGACAATGGTCTAAAGGTGATATTCTTAAGAACCCTAATCTGTCGAAAATATTTTCTCTCCTTGCTAAGGAGGGCAAAGACACATTTTATAAAGGAATAGTTGCGCAAGCTATGGCTACACATGTGCAGGAAAACAATGGATTTTTATCTGTAGAAGATTTAGAAAACCATCAATCGGAATGGTTAGAGCCAGTTTCTACTAGCTACCGAGGATATGAAGTTTGGGCTTTGCCAAATCGTGGTTATGGAATATCAATGCTTCAAACGTTGAATTTATTGGAAGACTATGAAATTAAACACATGGGATATGGTAGTGCTAGTTACTTACATTTATTGGTTGAAGCAAAAAAAATAGCTGGCAATGATGGTGCGAAATTACATGGAAATACAAAAATAAAAGGAAGTGAAGTAGATAAATTAATTTCTAAAAAGTATGCTTCTAAAAATAGATTATTGATGGATGAAAAGAAAGTTTCCACCCCACTCGGTATTAATCATAAGATAGAAGGTGGGAATTCAATATATCTTACCGTAGCAGATAAAGAGGGGAACATTGTGTCTTTATTTCAAAGTAACTATAAGGGTTTAGGTTCGGGTATCGCCCCAAAGGGAATGGGTTTTGTTTTGCAAAACAGGGCTGCTTCTTTCTCATTAACTGAAGGGCATACTGGTAAATATGAAGCCTCTGTTAAACCTTTTAATACGTTATCTCCGTCGTTTATTACTAAAGAAGGAGAACCTTACTTAAGCTTTGGTATAGATGGTGGGTATATGCAGTTTCTTGGTCAGGTGCAATTTGTAATAAACTTAATAGACTTTAATATGGGTTTACAAGAAGCTGGTGATGCTCCAAGAATAATGCACATTGGCTCTGAAACGATAATTAATAATGAGTTATCGGATGAATCCTCTTTGTTTGTTGAATCTGGTTTCGAATCAGAGACAATAAGAGAACTATTAAATATGGGCCATAAAGTAGAGATTAGGAATGGAGACTTTGGGGGATTTCAAGCAATATTAGTGAAAGATAGAGTGTATTACGGAGCGTCTGAATCACGAAAGGATGGTCAAGCTGCTGGTTATTAAAGCCAACATCTAATTAATAATTACGTAATATATATAATGAAAATTAAGAGTTTAAGTTTCCTTCTGTACTTTTTATTTCCACTATCAATATTTGCACAGCAGAGTAAATTCTATGTTGGACTCGGCGGGGGGATAGATGTTTACGACTACGAATTTTTCGATAACCCAATAGATAATTTCAAACACCAGTTTTCAAAAACAGATGGCTATAGCATTGGTATGCGATTAAATTTCGGACCTGTTTCTAAAGTGAGATTTAGTGCAGGTGCATATTTTTCACAAAAGGGATATAAGCTTATCTATAATTGGACTTCATCAATTGATGGTGATGCGGAGATGCCAAAAGAATCCATTCTATTAGCTGACTTTGTAGATATACCTTTGAGCTTTAATTACAGATTAATAGGAAAGAATAGTTTTCATATATCTCCAAGTATTGGAGTTATGACTAGTGTTAATTTAGAGAATAATGAGTTTTCTATTATGGGAGATGGTAGCGAAATCGCCTCTAATAATATTTCAGAACTTACGAATAGTGTCATCGCGAATTTGCTTTTTGCCGGTAAGTTTAGTCTAATAATTGGTATAGATCTTTCTAAAGCGATGTTCATTTCTTTGGAGCCATATGTTGTCAAGAACTTTAATGAATTAGATAAAGCAATAATCGACACTACACCGCTCAATTATGGAGGAATAGTCTCGTTGAATTTCAGAATTTTGTAATTTTTTTCGGAATCTATCCTGCGCAATGAGACTTAAAAGAGGTTGTATGTGTTACCAATGTGTGTTGTAGAGCTTGAGTTGCCAAGGTCCAAGGAATACGAATGGATTATAAATGTGTAAAAATACTTCCTTCGTCCAAGGATTTCTAAAGGCTAATTTATAACTTGCTGATCCAAAGCAAGAAGAGTAGATGGTAAAGAAAGGAGTTTCCCTTATAATAATAATTTTCATATTAGTAGGTTGTGGCGGAGAAATAGAGATTTCAACTTCTCCCAAATCGAATGTGAAATCAAAGAAAATTTCTTCTGCATTAAAACTAATGCACAAGCAAAACTTATTGAATGGATGTGTATTAGTCACCGAGGGGAATGATATCATATTTAATGATTGCTTTGGTTTTGCAAATTTTGAAAAGAAAGACTCTTTGCAGGTCGATTCTAGATTTAGACTTTGCGGTTTAAGTCTCCAGATGACAGCAATGTCTGTAATGATCCTAGAAAGTAAAGGCCTTTTAGGATTTAATGATGACATTTCGAAGTATCTACCTGAACTTCCGTACAAGGGAATAACAATTCGACATTGTTTGCAGCATATAGGTGGGTTGCCTGATTATATGTGGATGTTAGAAGAAATTGAGAAAGAAGAAGGGGAGCTGTTTTATAATAAAGACGTATTAGAATTAGTAGTAGAGAAGGCACCACCGGTCCACTTTCAACCAGGAACTAGCTGGGAGTATAGCGAGTTAGGCTATGTATTGATTCCTTTAATTGTAGAGAAAATATCCGGTATTTCATTCCGAGACTTCATGCAAGAAAATATTTTTTCTCCATTGGATATGACAAATACACTAATGGCTTCGGGCACTGGAGATAATAAGGTAAATGGATACGACGCGAATAAAAAGCAAAACGACTTTCATAAAACAAATGGTATTGTAGGAGATGGTGGGGTTATTTCTACTATTGAAGATATTTACAAATGGGATCAGGCGTTATATTCAGAGAAGTTGGTGAAAAGAGAAGTTTTAGCAGAGGCTTCTAGACCGTATAGATTAAATAACGACCAAGGGAAAGGAGATTATGGTTTTGGAGTGTATATATATAATTATGAGGGAGTAATTACTTTGGAGCACGGTGGAAACTGGTTAGGTTTTCATAATTATATGATGAGAGACCTCACAAATAAGAACTTAATTACAATACTTACTAAT
The sequence above is a segment of the Flavobacteriales bacterium genome. Coding sequences within it:
- a CDS encoding response regulator, translating into MFIDDNEVENYINSKLIQQNLGDCDIVVFNNAVEALKDFIAIDKTSPLDVNLIPELIILNINIPIMNGFEFLAEFKLLSENLRKGMRFFLLTSSSSVIDQDKSKEFDEIVAYITKPLAKENLLDI
- the ggt gene encoding gamma-glutamyltransferase translates to MKNSGILIFLFLISFLANAQDRPVGKSFITRSEVVANHAMAATSQPLATQIALDILKKGGNAIDAAIAANAALCVMEPTGAGIGGDLFAIVWDAKSKTLHGLDASGSTPANLTVDYLKENKINNIAEEGALSITVPGCVDGWFELHSKFGKLSMGKILNPAISYGKHGFPLSEIIAHELXSEVKRLHSYLDIKELYSSENGQWSKGDILKNPNLSKIFSLLAKEGKDTFYKGIVAQAMATHVQENNGFLSVEDLENHQSEWLEPVSTSYRGYEVWALPNRGYGISMLQTLNLLEDYEIKHMGYGSASYLHLLVEAKKIAGNDGAKLHGNTKIKGSEVDKLISKKYASKNRLLMDEKKVSTPLGINHKIEGGNSIYLTVADKEGNIVSLFQSNYKGLGSGIAPKGMGFVLQNRAASFSLTEGHTGKYEASVKPFNTLSPSFITKEGEPYLSFGIDGGYMQFLGQVQFVINLIDFNMGLQEAGDAPRIMHIGSETIINNELSDESSLFVESGFESETIRELLNMGHKVEIRNGDFGGFQAILVKDRVYYGASESRKDGQAAGY
- a CDS encoding beta-lactamase family protein, whose product is MVKKGVSLIIIIFILVGCGGEIEISTSPKSNVKSKKISSALKLMHKQNLLNGCVLVTEGNDIIFNDCFGFANFEKKDSLQVDSRFRLCGLSLQMTAMSVMILESKGLLGFNDDISKYLPELPYKGITIRHCLQHIGGLPDYMWMLEEIEKEEGELFYNKDVLELVVEKAPPVHFQPGTSWEYSELGYVLIPLIVEKISGISFRDFMQENIFSPLDMTNTLMASGTGDNKVNGYDANKKQNDFHKTNGIVGDGGVISTIEDIYKWDQALYSEKLVKREVLAEASRPYRLNNDQGKGDYGFGVYIYNYEGVITLEHGGNWLGFHNYMMRDLTNKNLITILTNQNQDPSILMAVINDILETDEEELVREEAEL